From Pseudanabaena sp. PCC 6802, one genomic window encodes:
- a CDS encoding WD40 repeat domain-containing protein, producing the protein MTQQPQADLKPRSYDAVLGGEKIPLPTRGVVLGGIAGVRTRFNSAIASQRISALREALQYGDRGLELLLSGLKDDVLQVQLAARLLLANSSYRELENYQQILAKYQDYDRFHCLHTLTGHANLVNSIAITADSLTLASCGNNKTIRVWDVITGTEVATLAGHADIVRAIAIAPDDRKLVSGSRDRTIRVWDLRDRKTLLTLSGHSGYVNSVAITPDGKSIVSGSQDTTIKTWCLATGEALQTLKGHTNLVDAVALSPDGKIIASCSWDTTIRVWDRISGAQIWEFIGHSARVLSFAISPDGTKLVSGSLDTRIMVWDLIAGKKICTLEGHWGWVKSLVISADGKTLISASYKIIKIWDLESGEEILTLNGHGDLINSIILSSDGRTLISGGEDNLIKIWGAR; encoded by the coding sequence GTGACGCAACAACCGCAAGCGGATCTCAAACCGCGCAGCTATGATGCTGTACTTGGTGGAGAGAAAATACCTTTGCCAACACGCGGCGTTGTTCTAGGTGGGATCGCAGGCGTACGTACTCGCTTTAATAGCGCGATCGCTTCTCAACGGATTTCAGCCCTGCGCGAGGCATTGCAATATGGCGATCGCGGCTTAGAGCTATTGTTGTCTGGCTTAAAGGATGACGTGCTCCAGGTACAACTAGCGGCGCGACTATTACTAGCGAATAGTTCGTATCGGGAACTAGAGAATTACCAACAGATTCTCGCAAAATATCAAGATTACGACCGATTCCATTGTCTGCATACGCTGACCGGCCATGCGAATCTTGTCAACTCCATCGCCATAACTGCTGATTCTCTTACTCTAGCTAGTTGCGGTAATAATAAAACCATTCGGGTATGGGATGTAATTACTGGCACGGAAGTTGCTACTCTGGCAGGACACGCTGACATCGTCAGAGCGATCGCGATCGCGCCTGACGATCGCAAATTGGTAAGCGGTAGCCGCGATCGAACCATCCGAGTGTGGGATCTGCGCGATCGCAAAACCTTATTAACTCTCAGCGGACATTCCGGCTATGTCAACTCTGTCGCAATTACCCCCGACGGAAAATCCATAGTTAGTGGCAGTCAGGATACCACGATCAAAACCTGGTGTTTGGCAACTGGTGAAGCCTTGCAGACATTAAAGGGACATACCAATCTTGTCGATGCAGTGGCACTCAGCCCTGACGGTAAAATTATCGCTAGTTGTAGCTGGGATACCACAATTAGAGTATGGGATCGCATCAGTGGCGCACAAATATGGGAATTTATCGGCCATTCGGCTCGCGTACTTTCCTTTGCGATTAGTCCCGACGGAACCAAACTGGTGAGCGGCAGCCTCGATACGCGGATTATGGTGTGGGATTTAATTGCGGGTAAGAAAATTTGCACGTTGGAGGGGCATTGGGGATGGGTAAAATCGCTGGTAATAAGCGCGGATGGCAAAACCCTCATCAGTGCGAGTTACAAGATAATTAAAATATGGGATTTAGAGTCAGGAGAAGAAATTCTCACACTGAACGGACATGGCGATCTAATCAATTCCATTATTCTTAGTTCGGATGGGCGAACTCTGATTAGCGGCGGCGAAGATAATCTAATTAAAATTTGGGGAGCGAGATAG
- a CDS encoding TVP38/TMEM64 family protein, with amino-acid sequence MHVTQHLKHKSVWIPLALTLLGIVTGGLLFTNLVQLQHISELVHQTGMWGYLVFIAAYVAATLLVLPSTAFNIAGGAIFGGVWGLAITSIAAITSAAIAFTISRCLGKSCVGNSGSPTLNHINLHLKSGGIPYAFAMRFLPIAPYGVVSVAGGLSQISKRDYFIGTILGTPVGLAPFVWIGHSGMQAAEGYSVLPLVASSGALALMIMVATWYKQNQMLDRQQ; translated from the coding sequence ATGCACGTAACCCAACACCTCAAACATAAATCAGTTTGGATACCCCTAGCTCTTACACTTCTTGGCATAGTAACTGGCGGTCTGCTTTTTACTAATTTGGTGCAACTACAACATATCAGCGAACTAGTGCACCAGACTGGCATGTGGGGCTACCTAGTATTTATTGCTGCCTACGTCGCAGCTACACTCCTGGTTTTACCCTCGACCGCTTTTAATATTGCTGGAGGGGCAATTTTTGGTGGGGTTTGGGGTTTAGCTATTACTTCGATCGCTGCCATTACCTCAGCCGCCATCGCCTTCACAATTTCTCGGTGCCTTGGTAAGAGTTGTGTTGGCAATTCTGGCAGTCCGACCTTGAATCACATAAATCTTCACCTCAAATCCGGTGGAATTCCCTACGCTTTTGCCATGCGGTTCTTACCTATTGCCCCTTATGGGGTGGTCAGCGTTGCCGGAGGGCTGAGTCAGATTAGCAAGCGCGACTATTTTATTGGGACTATTTTGGGCACCCCCGTAGGACTAGCTCCATTTGTCTGGATCGGTCACTCTGGGATGCAGGCGGCAGAGGGTTATAGCGTTCTACCTCTGGTTGCTTCCAGTGGAGCCTTAGCGCTGATGATTATGGTCGCAACATGGTACAAGCAGAATCAGATGCTAGATCGACAGCAGTAG
- a CDS encoding Glu/Leu/Phe/Val family dehydrogenase: MSESLFAEARQRLDLALKHVKISEDAVEQLKYPKASLQVSVPVRMDDGSLQVFQGYRVRYDNTRGPTKGGIRYHPNVSMDEVQSLAFWMTFKCAVLDLPFGGAKGGITIDPKQLSKFELERLSRGYIDAIADFIGPDVDIPAPDVQTNQIIMGWMMDQYSIIQRKITPAVITGKPLTMGGSTGRETATGMGAYFAIETIMPKFQAVRESTTVAVQGFGNVGAVVADLLCQAGYRVVAVSDSKGGIYAKQGLDIPSIRSYKNSTRDFRAVYCEGTVCNIVEHEIITNEQLLALDVDILIPGALENQITENNAHNIRAKYIFEIANGPVTPAADRILEDKGIRVFPDILVNAGGVTVSYFEWVQNRSGLYWSLDEVNSRLKHKMVEETERIWAIAERESISMRTAAYVHALNRIGEAIDAKGTRDYYISQ; encoded by the coding sequence ATGTCGGAATCACTATTTGCAGAAGCAAGGCAAAGGCTAGATTTAGCCTTAAAGCATGTCAAGATTTCTGAGGATGCGGTCGAGCAACTCAAGTATCCTAAGGCCAGTTTGCAGGTTTCGGTACCTGTGCGGATGGATGACGGTTCCTTGCAAGTATTTCAAGGCTACCGGGTGCGCTACGACAATACCAGAGGCCCCACCAAGGGTGGCATTAGATACCATCCCAACGTCTCGATGGATGAAGTGCAATCCCTCGCTTTTTGGATGACATTTAAGTGTGCCGTGCTGGATTTACCCTTTGGCGGTGCCAAGGGCGGCATTACCATCGATCCCAAGCAGCTATCGAAGTTTGAGTTAGAACGTCTCAGTCGCGGCTACATCGATGCGATCGCCGACTTCATCGGGCCTGATGTTGACATTCCCGCCCCCGATGTCCAAACCAACCAAATCATCATGGGCTGGATGATGGATCAGTACAGTATTATCCAGCGCAAAATCACGCCCGCCGTGATTACGGGTAAGCCGCTGACTATGGGTGGCAGCACCGGGCGCGAGACAGCGACGGGTATGGGTGCGTATTTCGCGATCGAAACAATTATGCCCAAGTTCCAAGCTGTACGGGAGAGCACGACCGTGGCCGTGCAGGGATTTGGTAACGTGGGTGCGGTGGTGGCGGATCTCCTGTGCCAGGCTGGTTATAGGGTTGTGGCAGTCAGCGATTCCAAAGGCGGGATCTATGCCAAACAGGGATTGGATATCCCTAGTATCCGCAGTTACAAGAACTCTACGCGCGATTTCCGAGCCGTTTACTGTGAAGGTACGGTTTGTAATATCGTCGAGCATGAAATAATTACCAACGAGCAATTACTGGCTCTGGACGTGGATATTCTGATCCCAGGTGCTTTAGAAAATCAAATTACTGAAAATAATGCCCATAACATTCGGGCTAAATACATATTTGAGATTGCTAATGGCCCGGTCACGCCCGCTGCCGATCGCATTTTAGAGGACAAAGGAATTCGCGTATTTCCCGATATCTTAGTTAATGCTGGTGGTGTCACGGTCAGTTATTTTGAGTGGGTGCAAAACCGCAGCGGTCTCTACTGGTCGTTGGATGAGGTCAACAGCCGACTCAAACACAAAATGGTGGAGGAGACGGAAAGAATTTGGGCGATCGCCGAGCGAGAATCCATCTCCATGCGCACCGCCGCCTACGTTCACGCCCTGAATCGCATCGGCGAAGCGATCGATGCCAAGGGCACAAGGGATTATTACATCAGCCAGTAA
- the rfbA gene encoding glucose-1-phosphate thymidylyltransferase RfbA: protein MKGIILAGGSGTRLYPITRALSKQLMPVYDKPMIYYPLSVLMLAGIRDILIISTPNDLPLFQTLLQDGSQWGLKFSYTAQPSPDGLAQAFILGKDFIGSDPVCLVLGDNIFYGHGFKDVLRSAAQLKSGGLVFGYRVTDPQRYGVIEFDRDGIAISLEEKPKQPKSNYAVPGIYFYDAQVVEKASQLKPSARNELEITDLNLAYLREGHLKVEILGRGYAWLDTGTHESLHQAATFIQTLEQRQGLKVACIEEIAYSEGYITRSQLLELAAPMAKSSYGEYLHRVAHESASDLTDY from the coding sequence ATGAAGGGCATTATTCTCGCGGGCGGCTCCGGCACTCGCCTGTATCCAATTACGCGGGCGCTGAGCAAGCAACTCATGCCTGTCTATGATAAGCCAATGATCTACTATCCCCTGTCAGTTTTAATGTTGGCAGGCATCCGCGACATTCTGATTATCTCTACCCCCAACGATTTACCGCTGTTTCAAACTCTACTCCAGGATGGCAGTCAATGGGGGCTAAAGTTTAGTTATACTGCCCAACCCAGTCCCGATGGCTTAGCTCAGGCATTTATTTTAGGCAAGGATTTCATCGGCAGCGATCCTGTCTGTCTAGTTTTGGGCGACAATATTTTCTACGGGCATGGGTTTAAGGATGTATTGCGCTCTGCCGCTCAGCTAAAATCCGGCGGACTGGTATTTGGCTATCGCGTCACCGATCCACAGAGATATGGCGTAATTGAATTCGATCGCGATGGCATTGCCATCAGCCTGGAGGAAAAACCCAAACAACCCAAGTCTAACTACGCCGTGCCGGGGATATATTTTTACGACGCGCAAGTGGTGGAAAAAGCATCGCAACTAAAACCATCGGCGCGAAATGAGTTGGAAATTACCGATTTGAACTTAGCTTACTTGCGTGAAGGTCATCTGAAGGTGGAAATTCTAGGGCGCGGTTATGCATGGTTGGATACAGGTACCCACGAATCGCTGCATCAAGCCGCTACATTTATTCAAACCCTAGAACAGCGGCAGGGCTTAAAAGTAGCCTGCATCGAGGAAATTGCCTACAGCGAGGGTTACATTACGCGATCGCAGCTATTAGAATTAGCCGCACCGATGGCAAAAAGCAGCTATGGTGAATATTTACACCGCGTCGCCCATGAAAGCGCCAGCGATCTTACGGACTATTAA
- a CDS encoding SDR family NAD(P)-dependent oxidoreductase, whose protein sequence is MKVTNKTALVTGASRGIGKAIALELARQGASCILILARNPQALEEVASQIQVYGVRAVPIVADLTEVENLSIAISQAWRDYGPIHLLVNCAGIAHQSPFLQSHPKKVREEIGVNLVGLYTVTHTIAKRMASHRNGVIVNVSSLMGKLAAPTMSTYSATKFAILGLTQALRGELARHNVRVLALLPSLTDTDMVREMQLFRWVNRTTPEQVARALVKGLATESPEIYVDWQGYLAAIAHRILPRLMEKFILMAAPQPI, encoded by the coding sequence ATGAAAGTAACGAACAAAACTGCTCTAGTGACAGGAGCATCGAGGGGAATTGGTAAAGCGATCGCGCTCGAACTAGCCCGCCAGGGTGCAAGCTGCATATTGATCTTGGCTCGCAATCCCCAAGCTTTAGAGGAGGTCGCCAGCCAAATTCAAGTATATGGAGTACGGGCAGTCCCGATTGTTGCCGACCTGACTGAAGTTGAAAATCTCAGCATTGCGATCTCGCAAGCTTGGCGAGACTACGGGCCAATTCACCTGCTCGTCAACTGCGCTGGGATCGCTCATCAGTCACCTTTTCTGCAATCCCATCCCAAAAAGGTGAGAGAAGAGATTGGCGTGAATCTGGTCGGTTTATATACCGTGACCCACACAATCGCGAAGCGCATGGCGAGCCATCGCAATGGTGTAATTGTCAACGTCTCTAGTCTCATGGGAAAACTAGCGGCACCGACTATGTCTACCTATTCTGCGACCAAGTTTGCCATCTTAGGTTTGACTCAAGCACTGCGTGGCGAGCTAGCACGTCATAACGTGCGCGTCCTGGCATTGCTGCCATCGCTAACCGATACGGATATGGTGAGAGAAATGCAACTGTTCCGCTGGGTGAATCGCACTACACCAGAGCAAGTCGCTAGAGCTTTGGTTAAAGGTTTGGCAACGGAGTCTCCAGAGATCTATGTCGATTGGCAGGGATATCTGGCCGCGATCGCCCATCGCATTCTCCCCAGGCTGATGGAGAAGTTTATTCTCATGGCCGCACCTCAACCCATTTAG
- a CDS encoding iron uptake porin, with amino-acid sequence MMSKLQKPTPVQIILSVAIAAASFPTVSIAQTETQNVPQNTTSTSQLKDVRSTDWAYPALQALVERYGCIAGYPDATYRGQRALTRYEFAAGLSSCLDKVNELLSAKIEQKASKEELAAVAADVRTLQQGLQQVNQDLAALAESVKRYYVIIPTSSEEVLTKSRGVVPSAKLSSSRLGQYIEVQGFNKRSYAEALNSKMRSQGFNSRVIYEN; translated from the coding sequence ATGATGTCTAAACTTCAAAAACCAACCCCTGTTCAAATTATTCTGAGTGTAGCGATCGCGGCAGCATCTTTTCCTACTGTATCAATTGCACAGACAGAGACGCAGAACGTGCCGCAAAATACGACCTCAACCTCACAGCTTAAAGATGTCCGCTCCACAGATTGGGCGTATCCCGCCCTGCAAGCACTGGTCGAACGCTACGGTTGCATTGCTGGCTACCCTGATGCCACGTATCGCGGACAGCGAGCCTTGACCCGTTACGAATTTGCGGCTGGTTTGAGCAGTTGCCTGGATAAGGTAAACGAATTGCTTTCCGCCAAAATCGAGCAAAAGGCAAGTAAAGAAGAATTAGCTGCGGTTGCCGCCGATGTGAGGACTTTGCAGCAAGGGCTTCAGCAGGTCAATCAAGATCTAGCCGCACTGGCAGAATCGGTGAAGCGCTACTACGTGATTATTCCTACTTCTTCCGAGGAAGTGTTGACGAAGTCCAGAGGCGTAGTTCCATCAGCTAAGCTCAGTTCTTCTCGTCTGGGGCAATATATCGAAGTGCAAGGCTTTAACAAGCGCAGTTATGCTGAAGCACTGAACTCCAAGATGCGATCGCAAGGGTTCAACTCCAGAGTAATCTACGAGAACTAG